CATACTGATTAGTGATTTGTatgtcaggaaaaactcaacccgcacacAACCCtcacctgcaaaaccttaacctgcacccacccattacctgcaaaatgttgccattgtaggacccacaccgAGTCATCTAGCTCTTTATGCTACTTCTGacctttaaaaaattctgacccttaaatgcagagaagcgcaaCGGAGCTCTCGGtcgccatcttccaggtcttcgggtCTCTTCGCCAACATGAAGTCTGCCGGCTTATGAGCAGTTTGAGAAAGTGTACCTCTTTTTTTACTTCTGGCTCTACCAATGTTCCCTAGAACATAGAGATTGAAGATACCAACAGACCAGATTCTCTGTCCAATCTAGGAGTGCCAATGACGATTGGAGTGGAGGCACAAGGGTCAGGACTAGGGTAGGCAAATAGGTGTGGAACATACCCAGTGCCCCTACaacattgcaccctaggcacatgcctcttctgcataCTCCTAGTTCCGGACCAGATTTTAGTTATTTGTGCAAACCAGGCTTGAAGAAGATATAAACCCCAAACTTAACTTAAACTTTGCCTAAtgaaagcaactttccagtataaattcaaaacacattttcagctgttttaaaattacagtaggaccctcattttatgtttttcaggggaccagaaaaaaatcagtcgGGTGGCTTCTGCTAGATTGTTTAATCGTCAAAGCTGAGACTATTCAAAGGGAAAGGCAGATGCTGCTTTTCAGTACCAGTTATATTTACCGATAACTTGAAAACCACTGACACTttgtaatcaatgtatattggaaaattgctcagaattacattttctttcattatgaaaaatGGTATTTGGGATTTATCTCTTTAAATAACTGCTCTCCTTTCTTAAAATGACACAGAAACACTTTGATACTGTAACCAGGAGGTTAATTTCCAGTTCTGTATAGTAAAGTATACTCCAGGCTTACGTAATGACATACAGAAGGAACAAGTCATGCTTGTTACACAAAAAGCTGCCTCTCACCCTCCtccaaccccctccctttctttctCCTATTGCACCAAGCTGATTGGCTGCCGTGAAGAATTGTTAGAGGCAGGGGGTGTTGGCTGCCCCCAGAATTCCATGCTGGCTGCCTATAAATACAGAGCTCCTTTGTGCATAGCTTAAAAACCTCCTCTCTGGCTCTGAGTAGAGTTCTTGCTTCAACAGTGTTTGAACGGAACCCTCTCTGAGTCTTTTTTTAGACCAAACTCTCTCTCTCGCATTACTCTCTTCTTTTTGTGACTCTTTTGCGCCACCAGCAAACACCGAAACGCCATCATGCAATCCCAGGTGCGCCAGAACTTCAACAGCGACTGCGAAGCCGCCATCAACCGGATGGTGAACATGGAGATGTATGCCTCCTATGTCTACCTGTCCATGGTGAGtccctataaataataatatgactTTGTCTGTATCATGTTTGTATAAAGAGCCATGTGGGATAGTGTGTACAGTAAGGCAAGACGTTGTCAGAAGAAGGggctgcaactagggttgccatcttttctggaaaaaaatatcggccttcctatatatttatcttttttcccttgggatcaaccatcatttttactggccaggctggcaAAATaatgaccaggtggcaaccctagctgtaactGGGGTGTTTAGTAAGAGTAAATGGTGTCAGAGCTGTAATAATTCCATGTACagtaatggagtctaggggaagAGATGCAGCTGTAGGATTATGTGTATAATATGgcaagtaaggcaagatggtatcAGTTAACTCACTCATATCAGAGCTGTCCAGCAGCAGCCTCCAGCCCTATCAGTGTCTTGTGTAGTTGTTTAGACACCCCCAACTGTGTGTTTCTGTTACTCTTATCTGGTTCCCTGTTCTGCTGGGAGTTGCTGAGAAAagcacaacatgtttttttccacctAAGTACAAGGACGTTAGAAGGTGGAGCTTTGTGGCTCGTTAACGCCCTGGGCAAATTATACTTGATTAGATAAGCAATGTTCCTTGGTCAGCAAGTAAAATTTACTATCACCTACTGCAGAGGGTGGGGGCCAACGATGTCATCAATAGGGGAAATCTGTCCTATTGTTTTTTACATGAAGaatacaataaacatttatatgaAATGCTTTTCTGCAGCCATAATGCTCCCGATTTCAGCCCATAAATAACAATTAGCAGGGTGTGTTTTCTATAAATCCATTACAAAACAGTCTGCAGAGagtaaagtgtaaataaaatacacattgtcTCCATAAAGCTCTTTTTGTAATGGAACTGCTACCTAGTTGCGTATATAAATACCAGTCACATGATTGCATGTATAGTATTCCTCTGCAGGAGGGATGACCTTCTGGCTATTCTCCAGCTTCCCCTGAGGTCAGGATGCAGAAACAGTTGGTAGTggagggcggggggggggggggatagtgtTGGCCGTCCCTGAATTTCTGGAATCATTTATGCAAACTGGCACATTTTCTGTAATAAGGGAAAATGAATTACTGCTAtaccatttttttaattgtaaactaCATTTAGGCAGAATATTGTCTTGCCTTAGATAGTTTTTTGTTTATAATATCTAAGTTCTATGTAGCAAATGgcaatactataatatatattataatattctaaaataatGCATAACACTTCAATCAATTCATCAATTGCCATAGCAATCACCCCCTACAACAATAACTAGTCATTATATCTATTTAGGCACATGCACTAAACTTGCCGTTTTCTGAAACTTGATAAAGGTGCATATTTTTCTGTCCTTCAGTCTTACTACTTCGATCGTGATGACGTGGCACTCCATCATGTGGCCAAGTTCTTCAAGGAGCAGAGTCACGAGGAAAGGGAGCACGCCGAAAAGTTCCTCAAATACCAAAACAAACGTGGGGGCCGTGTCGTCCTTCAGGATATCAAGGTGAGGACCCAGCATGCTCGGCTAGCTAATACCAGCCTGGGAGCAGCAGCATGATTACAGTTATGCTGCACCCATTTTGGGGCCACCCATGCTAAAACAAAGTGATAGTTCTTATTTCATCGAACAAAGAACAGCAGGAATTAAGGAGGTCACAAACCTCCTATGGCAACTTAATACAGCTGGCATTGTATTCTGACTCCTTATTGTCTTTATCAGAAACCAGAGCGTGACGAATGGAGTAACACCCTGGAAGCCATGCAGGCCGCTCTGCAATTGGAGAAGACCGTGAACCAGGCCTTACTGGATCTGCACAAGCTGGCATCCGACAAGGTTGATCCTCAGGTAAGTACCTCTGGCTCTGTGTTGGCCTCCATATTGTTTATACAGCTAAGCAATGATAAATGATTCTTCACCAATCCAGTATGTAGCTTCCAATCAAGTCATTAAAGTATTGGGCATCACTAGTGTGGacataacattccttctctgtatatgtcAAGTGCGATCTGCCAAATCTCTTGCCTTGGCTCATGTTTATCTAGAATATCAACAAAATTCTGCATGTTTGACACTTTTTGAAGTGCTGTTGTCTATAATACTGTGTAAATTGCAATAGTGGGGTAAGAATTCTACACTTCCCACTCAAATCTAAATCCAGGTATGCAAAGATGGAGTTTTGTATACAAAAATTAAGCCTTATCTTCCTACATTACTAATGAAAGGAATGGCTGTTTGATAGATCATACTTTTTAAATAAGGAACTTGAAACAAGAGATTTCGAAATTGTCTTGAAAACaccgaggggcagatttactacgctcgactgaaggattcgaatgaaaaaaaattcgaatttcaaagtatttttttgggtgatcgaatcgaatgatttgaacaattcgaagtaaaaatcgttcgattattcgaccattcgaccattcgatagtcgaagtactgtctcttaaaaaaattcttcaactacatacttcgccactttaaacctactgaggtgtaatgttagcctatggagaccttccccagcacttttctaaaaaatttttgatcaattaaaaatccttcgatcgatcggttaaaatcgttcgattcaaaggattttatcgttcgatcaaagcttttgcactaaaatccttcaaattcgatattcaaattcaaaggattttatttcgagggttgaattcaagggttttttaaccctcaaatttcgacccttaataaatctgcccctaagtgtgcaatTTAGTTCAGTTACACCATATGTGTTTTCCCCTAGTTTTATTAGGCAATCATCTAGGGCGGAAGATAACTATATATGGACTATTTCATAATCTTTGGTGTTAGTCTTGCTTGATAAGCATGTTTCACTGGAATAAACCCGCATAGTTAGAGAAAAATCCCCTACCCTCAAAAAAATAAGTCTAAAGAGATGAATTGTACAAACATGACCATGATGGTCGGAATATATAGTTTGTCTTGCATGTTCACAGTTGCTCATTACATGCATGCAAAAAGTATAATATTTGAAGGCCTCAATAAAGagcttctttttatttccattgtAGCTCTGTGACTTCCTTGAATCTGAGTACTTGGAGGAACAGGTGAAGGCCATGAAGGAGCTTGGAGACTACATCACCAACCTGAAGCGCCTTGGGGTGCCGCAGAATGGCATGGGCGAGTACCTGTTTGACAAGCACACCCTGGGGGAGAGTAGCTAAGCGTGCTCTCAGGGTAGAAACAACCAGTCAGCTCTCTGTttcaaaatactgtctctttaatatctGTGTGGTATATACCGTAGCTCCCATGCCCATGTTCAGACCTTTTCATTTTGAGGACGATGGGAATATATCTGTGCTCTTAATCATGCAGAAGCTGCTGTGCTTGTCAACATGTTTTCAATAAAGTTTTTTCAGCATTCCAAACAGTGCCTAGGTGGTCTTTTATGGAAGGGGGTGGTAAGCGGGTAGCCACTCAAAATTCAGAGTAAGCTGCATTTCATTTCCTACACAAACATTGGTAAATGCTTCATTTCCCTCACATCAGCAGGAAATACATGTTTGTGGCACTTTGCTCTATGTGTACTCATTTCTGATTGCTTCCCACTACAGAAAGTAAAGAGTGTAGATGCCAATAGCTCTGATTTTAGCAAGATCAGAGATGGGGCTGTCAGTTGTGGCTCAGAGAACTGGCCACAGAAACACaatacaagtacattaaaggaacagtaacaccaaaaaatgtaagcgttttaaagtaatgaaaatatcatgtactgttgccctgcactggtaaaacggatctgtttgcttcagaaacactactataattcatataaacaagctactgtggagcaatggctgaaattgaaaagtggctatatggcacagggcaactaatggataacagataacatcattagacagacagagcttatttgctatctgctgtgtaaaggtggccatacatggagagatccgctcgtttggcgatgtcgcaaacgagcggatctccctccgatatgcccaccttgaggttggcaatatcaggctgatccgatcgtgggccctagggcccaaccatcggatcctaacgatgcctaactgGCGGTccgatcgcgggaccgcatcaacgaatagatgcggccgcgatccgacgggattttttgtcccatccgatcgagatctgtccgactttcggccagatctcgatcggtgaagcatgtcggggggccccatacacgggccaataagctgccgacacggtctgtcggcagcttttatcggcccgtgtatggccacctttacctgagccttttctcatttgaatggctgcccccattgctacacagcagcttatttatataaactatagtagtgtttctgaagcaaacacagcagttttaccagtgcagggcaacactgcattatattttcattactttaaaacacttttattttttgacgttactgttcctttaagggcagaaacagatgagaagattcagggagattaagttgccctggcgacaaatctcctcttcttcgggcgactaatctccctgaaccaccttcccgctgactagaatctaaatcgctggtgggatggctcagagcgcttcaatttccgaagctgcctcacgaggaaacttggggcgacttcacAAAAGTCTAATTCTAGCCaacagggaggcagtttgggaagattagtagCCCCAAGaagaggcaactaatctccttgagtctcctcgtctgtctctgccctaacaagtAGAATACATTCATTTAATTAACAAGTAGAATATCTAAACTGTGGGAAGTCTTTGTAAGTCTTTTTAATTATAAACCAAATCTTGGATCATGAACGTGAGATAGATATAATCCATGGCTGCTCCACCCTGTTTTGCAATACATCTTCCACTGAGCAAACATGAGCCGCCATCTAGACCCCATGGTGGGAGCTTGCCCTGGTGCAATGCACAAACCTTATCCTCACATGAGGTACATAGGCCAATAAATCAATTTGATCACTTTTGCGGATGACAAATCTGATGAGTGTCTCTGAGTCTCTCACTATAATAAAAGCAAGTCAATTTGGAGTTTTTGTCAACAGTAACACCCTTATAGTGGAACTTAAACAATACAGCTTGTAAGCGTTTGGGCAAACACAAGAATCAGACATGTTAAGGACCTTCTCCATGAAGGGACATTTAAAGCTAAGCTAATTAAGAGAccatgggggttatgtaataaaatgcactaagtttgcccaggagcagtaacccatagtaaccatcagctggtagcatttactggtcacctttaaaagcaatcatcttattggttgcaatgggttactgctcctgggcaaattttattacatatgtgggtAAATGCACCAAATCTCTCAGAATTAAAATACTTCCAACTAAGACATGCCTACCAAATGCTACTCCAATGGCACACCATTCCAAGTCAGCCACCACTATATCTTTATCTCTAAAGCAGTGGTTGCCATACTTTTTCCCTTCAAGCTCCCCTTGGAGCTCCAACATTTGGTCAGTGATTCCTTTAGCTCACAGATATAGGCAAATAGGAGAATAAAGCAAATATTGTTTCACCCCAAAACTCAACCTAAATGACCTTCAATCTGGGCTGTCAGGTGTATTTGGAGCATAAAGAACTTCTTCAAAAATCTTACCCTAATTGTTGTCCTATTCAAaaaagtgcatggttgctatggtaattgggAACTAGATTGATGAAactccaaactggaaagctgttgaataaaaagctaaataactcaaaaacctgaaaggaaaactatacccccaaaatgaacaattaagcaacaggtagtttacaacatattaagtggcatattaaagaatcttaccaaactggaatatatatttaagtagatcTTGCtctttaaatctcttgccttgagtcaccatttcatgatggtctgtgtgctgcctcagagatcacctgaccagaaatactgcagctctaactgtaacaggaagaagtgtggaagcaaaagacacaactctgtctgttaattggctcatgtgacctaacatgtatggtttgttggtttgtttgtgtgcacagtgaatcgtacgatcccagggggctgtccttattttttaaaatggcaattttctatttatgattacccaatggcacatactactaaaaaagtatattattatgaaaatggtttatttacatgaagcagggttttacatatgagctgttttatacaatatatttttatagagacctacattgttcagggggtatagtcttcctttaagttaaaatgaTTATGTGGATGCTGCCAACAACATACAGGTTACATATGAAAGCAGTTGGAATATACAGTGCCCAGGAATGAAGTATTCAAGGCACATAAAAGATTAAGCTCTGTATAAATCGATAAAGCTTAGTAGAGGAATGAACAGCTTATTTGATTTGTTTAAAGTCCACAAACTTTCTGGTGAATATATAACACAGTCATTAGGTTCAGGTGAGTTTGCTTCCTCTTATAATAAAAGCATAGaactataataaattatattaaacatatatCTGGTGGCACGTCCACCATTAGAGTCCAGATGcagccattatttttttattacagactcTGGTGACTAAAcgggaaaaataatatataggtatgggacctgttatccagaaggctcgggacctgaggttttccggataacagatctttgtgtaatttggatcttcataccttaagtctattagaaaatcatgtaaacattaaataaacccaatacgatggttttgcttccagtaaagattaattatatcttattttggatcaagtacaaggttctgttttattattacagagaaaaaagtatgtcatttttgaaaaattggattattttgataaaatggagtctatcggagacggccttcctgtaattcggagttttctggataacgggttcctggATAACGGAGTCCATACCTCTAATACTTTGCTAGAGCTATTGCTTATGAACTCAGAGGCTTTATTTACTATTTGGGAGAACAGTACTAGGTGCACCAATGTTTACAGAATTGAGACGAGCCTTTGATGCACTCAAGTGGCTAAACTCCAGTTAGAGAAGAGTAAGATTCTCATTCTGTGATACACTCAAGTGGTTAAACTCCAGTTAGAGAAGAGTAAGAGTCTCATTCTGTGATGCACTCAAGTGGTTAAACTCCAGTTAGAGAAGAGTAAGATTCTCATTCTGTGATACACTCAAGTGGTTAAACTCCAGTTATAGAAGAGTAAGATTCTCATTCTGTGATACACTCAAGTGGTTAAACTCCAGTTAGAGAAGAGTAAGATTCTCATTCTGTGATGCACTCAAGTGGTTAAATTACAGTTAGAGAAGAGTAAGATTCTCATTCTGTGATGCACTCAAGTGGTTAAACTCCAGTTAGAGAAGAGTAAGTTGCTTGCCCATGATCTACTGAAAGGGCTAAACTCCAGCTATAGACAtcacccctggtaactagtggggccctgctaaaaggctgcacttgatggacatgtgtcttttttcaacctaacttactatgtatgtcaAAGGAgattcattttattaaagggcaagtaaagtctaaaatagaataaggctagaaatgctgtattttgtatactaaacataaacatgaacgtactgcaccacaagcctaatcaaacaaatgatttatgctttcaatgttggccgcagggggtcaccatcttgtaactttgttaaacatctttgcaagactaagactgtgcacatgctcagtgtggtctgggctgcttagggatcatcataaacaaagctgcttgagttctgcaaggctgggaagtaaggcgggggctccccctgctgttcataagtatgattgtttccctgcagagcagttagggaccatctgacaattcctatccacagcagtaaatgaagggagaatttcactgcatacagtcaggtttatataaaaacggtacacatttttttaattaaagtatattgcagataggtttctttttaatcaaagaaagtaaaaatgggattttatttttttgcctttacatgccctttaaggcttttTGAATGGAAACACGACAACATTTATTTGCTAACTCAGCAGCATTTGCCTCAGTCAGTGTCTGAGCCACAAGTCCCATGATTTCCCCTTACTGTATGGGACATGTGACAGTTCCAAGAACTCTGGGGTTTACAgccaaaaacatgttttgttccCCATCTTGCTTCCCCTTTTCCAGTTGTATCACTAGCTGTTTGCCAATgaacaaacaaaacaatgataCACAAAAATGCTACACAaacataatgaaatatatttgcaGGAAATGCTTGACATTATTTGAGGTCGAAGATGGTTTTAGAGTAGGGAAGAGACAATATCTGCCATTGGCCACCAGCAGCATGAGACAACTGTTGATAGTAAAGTAAAGCCAAAATAGAAAAAGGCGTATATCTTTGCATAATAATAACTAGATATTTTCAGTGATAACATAAGTACAGTACAGCCTGTAGCCCTTCTTCTAATGTTAAAGTGTAATCATCCCACCAGTCTAAGACAGGAGATCCATTTAATTAACCTTTACTTATACAGAAGCAAATAAAGGACCATTATCAGTGTAATGAAAAACCATAGTGTCAAAATGTCCAAAATTGCCAACAATCACTCCCCTTTGTTCTCCCTGAGTGGATCGTTATCACCTCTAATGCCAAGGGTTAGGTCAAATGGCAAGGGCACACAAAGTGTATCTAATGCTTCTCTCCAAAGTCAGCGAGAATCGTTGGATATGctttgtgtgcccttgccctCAGTGCAATGCACCCTTTTAAACAAACCCTTCggatagttaaaggagaactaaaccctagaaattaatatgtttaaaaatgtcatatgttatatactgaacttattgcaccagcctaaagtttcagcttgtcaatagcagcaatgatccaggacttcaaacttgtcacagggggtcaccatcttggaaagtgtctgtgacactcacatgctcagtgggctctgattggctgttgagaagctaagcttagggctcgtcactaattatccagcagaaaatgagcttccctggctgtaatataaactgatgctacaggtttgctgattattaaattctgatgctaattgcactggtttctgtgctgccatgtagtaattatctgtattaattactaatcagacttatattgtgacatttctattctatgtgtactgtatattgtgagtgggtccctaagctcagtaagtgacagcagcacagagcatgtgcagtgaatcagcagaaaagaagatggggcgctactggggcatctttggagacacagatctttactgctaaagggctgtggttgccttgggctggtacagaagcacaaaacttaatgtacaacatttctagctactgtacttctttagttaagatttagttctcctttaaggggtgctAGGAGCGAGTAACTTTCAGCAAACCAGTACCTCAAGTACTTGCACTTGAACTTGAATGTAGCCCAATGTAGCAGTGTGATGTTAGTGAGAGGTCTCAGACAGTTTGTATGACTTGCACATATAGTACTGAGTCAGGATCCCATGTCTGTGACTCAGCAAAATAAACAGATTCTTGGCAAAA
This sequence is a window from Xenopus laevis strain J_2021 chromosome 7S, Xenopus_laevis_v10.1, whole genome shotgun sequence. Protein-coding genes within it:
- the fth1.1.S gene encoding ferritin heavy chain B (The RefSeq protein has 1 substitution compared to this genomic sequence), producing the protein MQSQVRQNFNSDCEAAINRMVNLEMYASYVYLSMSYYFDRDDVALHHVAKFFKEQSHEEREHAEKFLKYQNKRGGRVVLQDIKKPERDEWSNTLEAMQAALQLEKTVNQALLDLHKLASDKVDPQLCDFLESEYLEEQVKAMKELGDYITNLKRLGVPQNGMGEYLFDKHTLGESS